A single region of the Acinetobacter sp. WCHA45 genome encodes:
- the gltB gene encoding glutamate synthase large subunit produces MPSPNTVAPAQGLYQPDEFKDNCGFGLIAHMKGESSHHLVETAIHSLSCMTHRGGIAADGKTGDGCGLLLAMPKQFFREEAQKLGSNLTEIFAAGTVFLNIDPALAQNAKNILNKEIAAEGLTVAAWRVVPTNNDALGEIALQSLPAFEQILVNCPMGLTEVEFNRKLFLARRRAEQQLQNDPLFYVTTLATTVITYKGLMMPAAIADFYTDLADERLKSHIVVFHQRFSTNTLPRWPLAQPFRYLAHNGEINTITANRNWALARTPKFENPLLPGLTELNPIVNRTGSDSSSLDNMLEILVGGGMDLFRALRMLVPPAWQNVETLDADLRAFYEFNSKHMEAWDGPAGLVIQDGRHAICMLDRNGLRPARWVITKNDYITLASEIGVWGYEPEDVVSKGRVGPGQILVVDTLTGKVLDTKDVSNHLKNMRPYREWLRDHAIRLKADPQLEEQLSDQGLTGDALKAAQKMFMVTFEERDQILRPIAESGQEAVGSMGDDTPMAVLSRQVRHVSDYFRQQFAQVTNPPIDPLRESIVMSLETCLGREQNVFEQGPEHADRIIISSPVLSHSKMQQLRDVEKERAGYAVADINLNYAETEGLQAAVARICEEAAQAVRDGKTLIVLTDKNIREGFLPANSALVTGAVHHYLIQVGLRTDANILVETGFARDPHQFAVLLGFGATAIYPYLAYDVINDLVAKGELLGDPIYAQANFRKGIEKGLLKVLSKMGISTVASYRGGQLFEAVGLSSEVVDKCFLGVPSRIQGATFADLENDQKKLASTAWSNRKPIDQGGLLKFVFGKEYHAFNPDVINSLHKAVRSGQYQDFKEYAELVNNRPVATIRDLFKLKTTDSIAIDQVETIEEILPRFDSAGMSLGALSPEAHEAIAIAMNTIGGRSNSGEGGEDPARYGTIRNSKIKQIASGRFGVTPAYLTSAEVLQIKVAQGAKPGEGGQLPGGKVNGLIARLRYSVPGVTLISPPPHHDIYSIEDLSQLIFDLKQVNPQAMVSVKLVSEPGVGTIAAGVAKAYADFITISGYDGGTAASPLSSIHHAGSPWELGLSEAHQALRVNDLRGKVRVQTDGGLKTGLDVIKAAILGAESFGFGSTPMIALGCKYLRICHLNNCATGVATQQDHLRQEHYIGEPEMLINFFKFIAEETREWLAALGVASLKDLIGRVDLLEVLPGETEKHAHLDLSALLTSHPAAEGKAQYCQVQGNASFDKGVLAEKMVAEMLPAIEAGTGGSFNFTVGNCDRSIGARISGEIARRYGNLGMENSPVVMNLVGTAGQSLGVWNAGGLHIKLEGDANDYVGKGMAGGRVSIFPPKGSPFQTQNTAIIGNTCLYGATGGKLFAAGTAGERFAVRNSGAFAVIEGAGDHCCEYMTGGVVTVLGKVGHNFGAGMTGGFAYVLDLDNDFVDYYNHELIDLNRISTEAMEDHKENLLRILDEHIQETGSAWAYKIRNEFDFYSRKFWLVKPKAANLQSLLKTTQADPQ; encoded by the coding sequence ATGCCATCGCCTAATACTGTAGCTCCCGCTCAAGGCTTATATCAGCCTGATGAGTTTAAGGATAACTGTGGTTTTGGTCTGATTGCCCATATGAAGGGTGAATCAAGCCATCATCTGGTCGAAACTGCGATTCACAGTTTAAGTTGCATGACGCACCGTGGTGGTATTGCCGCGGATGGTAAAACAGGAGATGGTTGCGGATTGTTATTGGCAATGCCAAAACAATTTTTCCGTGAAGAAGCTCAGAAGCTAGGCAGTAATCTAACTGAGATTTTTGCTGCAGGCACAGTATTTTTGAATATTGACCCTGCTTTAGCTCAAAATGCAAAAAACATTTTAAATAAAGAAATTGCAGCAGAAGGTTTAACGGTTGCGGCATGGCGTGTTGTACCAACAAATAATGATGCTTTAGGTGAAATTGCATTACAATCACTCCCAGCATTTGAACAAATTCTAGTGAACTGCCCAATGGGTTTGACTGAAGTTGAATTTAACCGCAAGTTATTTTTAGCTCGTCGCCGTGCAGAACAACAATTACAAAATGACCCATTATTCTATGTGACCACACTTGCAACAACTGTTATCACATATAAAGGCTTAATGATGCCAGCAGCAATTGCTGACTTCTATACCGACTTAGCTGATGAACGTCTAAAATCGCATATTGTGGTATTCCATCAGCGTTTCTCAACCAATACTTTGCCACGTTGGCCATTGGCTCAGCCATTCCGTTATCTTGCGCATAATGGTGAAATTAACACCATTACAGCAAACCGTAACTGGGCACTGGCTCGTACGCCAAAGTTTGAAAATCCATTACTGCCGGGTTTAACTGAGTTAAATCCGATTGTAAACCGTACTGGTTCGGATTCATCAAGCCTAGACAATATGCTTGAAATTCTTGTTGGTGGCGGAATGGACTTATTCCGTGCACTTCGTATGTTGGTTCCACCAGCATGGCAGAATGTTGAAACTTTAGATGCTGATCTACGTGCATTCTATGAATTTAACTCTAAGCATATGGAAGCTTGGGATGGTCCAGCAGGTCTTGTGATCCAAGATGGTCGTCACGCGATTTGTATGTTGGATCGTAATGGTTTACGCCCTGCACGTTGGGTGATTACCAAAAATGATTACATCACGCTTGCATCAGAGATTGGTGTATGGGGTTATGAACCAGAAGATGTTGTGTCTAAAGGTCGTGTTGGTCCTGGTCAAATCTTGGTTGTAGATACTTTGACAGGCAAAGTGCTTGATACGAAAGATGTCAGCAATCACCTTAAAAACATGCGTCCGTATCGTGAATGGTTGCGTGACCATGCGATTCGTTTGAAAGCGGATCCTCAGCTTGAAGAACAATTGAGTGATCAAGGTTTAACTGGTGATGCATTAAAAGCGGCTCAAAAAATGTTTATGGTGACATTTGAAGAGCGTGATCAGATTTTGCGTCCAATCGCAGAAAGTGGTCAGGAAGCTGTTGGTTCAATGGGTGATGATACCCCAATGGCAGTCTTGTCTCGTCAAGTTCGCCATGTATCAGACTATTTCCGTCAACAGTTTGCGCAAGTGACTAACCCACCAATCGATCCATTACGTGAATCGATCGTAATGTCATTGGAAACATGTTTGGGTCGTGAGCAAAATGTGTTTGAACAGGGTCCTGAACACGCTGACCGCATCATTATTTCAAGCCCTGTATTGTCACATTCAAAAATGCAGCAGCTTCGTGATGTTGAAAAAGAACGTGCGGGTTATGCTGTTGCTGATATCAATCTGAATTATGCAGAAACCGAAGGTTTACAAGCCGCAGTTGCACGTATTTGTGAAGAAGCTGCACAAGCTGTTCGTGATGGTAAAACTTTAATCGTTTTGACCGATAAAAATATTCGTGAAGGCTTCTTGCCAGCAAACTCAGCATTGGTAACTGGTGCAGTACATCATTACTTAATTCAAGTTGGTTTACGTACTGATGCAAATATTTTGGTTGAGACAGGTTTCGCACGTGATCCACATCAATTTGCAGTACTGCTAGGTTTTGGTGCGACAGCAATTTACCCGTATTTAGCTTATGACGTGATTAATGATTTGGTTGCGAAAGGCGAATTATTGGGTGACCCAATTTATGCGCAAGCAAACTTCCGTAAAGGGATTGAGAAAGGTCTATTAAAAGTTCTTTCTAAAATGGGGATCTCGACAGTTGCCTCTTATCGTGGCGGCCAACTGTTTGAAGCAGTAGGTTTGTCATCTGAAGTCGTGGATAAATGTTTCCTTGGTGTACCAAGTCGTATCCAAGGTGCGACTTTCGCTGATTTAGAAAATGACCAGAAAAAATTGGCAAGCACAGCTTGGTCAAATCGCAAGCCAATTGATCAGGGTGGTTTACTCAAATTCGTATTCGGTAAAGAGTACCATGCGTTCAACCCTGATGTGATTAACTCATTGCATAAAGCGGTTCGTTCAGGTCAATATCAAGACTTTAAAGAATATGCTGAGCTAGTAAACAACCGTCCAGTTGCTACGATTCGTGACTTATTCAAGTTAAAAACAACCGATTCGATTGCGATTGATCAAGTTGAAACGATTGAAGAGATTCTACCGCGTTTTGACTCTGCGGGAATGTCTTTAGGTGCATTGTCTCCAGAAGCACATGAAGCAATTGCAATTGCGATGAATACGATTGGTGGTCGTTCGAACTCTGGTGAGGGTGGTGAAGATCCTGCACGTTACGGCACGATTCGTAACTCGAAAATCAAACAGATTGCATCAGGTCGTTTTGGTGTAACTCCTGCGTACTTAACGTCTGCTGAAGTGTTGCAGATTAAAGTGGCACAGGGCGCGAAACCAGGTGAGGGTGGTCAGTTACCAGGTGGTAAAGTGAATGGCTTAATTGCACGTTTACGTTACTCAGTACCGGGTGTGACTTTGATTTCTCCGCCTCCGCATCATGACATTTACTCAATTGAAGATTTGTCACAATTGATCTTTGACTTGAAGCAAGTCAATCCTCAAGCGATGGTATCGGTAAAACTAGTATCAGAGCCAGGTGTTGGAACGATTGCGGCTGGTGTGGCAAAAGCATACGCTGACTTTATTACCATTTCAGGTTATGACGGTGGTACAGCAGCATCTCCACTTTCATCGATTCACCACGCGGGCTCGCCTTGGGAATTGGGTTTAAGTGAAGCGCATCAAGCACTTCGTGTAAATGATTTGCGTGGTAAGGTTCGTGTTCAAACGGATGGTGGTTTAAAAACTGGTTTAGACGTGATCAAGGCAGCTATTTTAGGTGCTGAAAGCTTTGGTTTTGGTTCTACGCCAATGATCGCGTTAGGTTGTAAATACCTACGTATCTGTCACTTGAATAACTGTGCAACTGGTGTCGCAACACAGCAAGACCATTTACGTCAAGAGCATTATATTGGCGAACCAGAAATGCTAATCAACTTCTTCAAGTTTATTGCTGAAGAAACACGTGAATGGTTGGCTGCTTTAGGTGTTGCATCACTCAAAGATTTGATTGGTCGTGTTGATTTGCTTGAGGTTTTACCAGGCGAAACTGAAAAGCATGCGCATCTTGATCTCAGTGCATTATTGACATCACATCCTGCTGCTGAAGGCAAAGCTCAGTATTGCCAAGTTCAAGGTAATGCATCATTTGATAAAGGTGTTTTAGCTGAGAAAATGGTGGCTGAGATGTTACCAGCAATTGAAGCGGGTACAGGTGGTTCGTTTAACTTCACTGTTGGTAACTGTGACCGTTCGATCGGTGCGCGTATTTCTGGTGAAATTGCACGTCGTTATGGCAACTTGGGTATGGAAAACAGTCCAGTAGTCATGAATCTTGTAGGTACTGCTGGTCAGTCACTTGGTGTTTGGAACGCTGGTGGTTTGCATATCAAACTTGAAGGTGATGCAAACGATTACGTGGGTAAAGGTATGGCGGGTGGTCGTGTGTCGATCTTCCCACCAAAAGGTTCACCGTTCCAGACACAAAATACTGCAATCATCGGTAACACTTGTTTGTATGGTGCGACTGGCGGTAAGTTATTTGCTGCTGGTACTGCGGGTGAGCGTTTCGCTGTTCGTAACTCAGGTGCTTTTGCAGTCATTGAAGGTGCTGGCGATCACTGCTGTGAATATATGACAGGTGGTGTGGTAACTGTCTTAGGTAAAGTTGGTCATAACTTTGGTGCGGGTATGACAGGCGGTTTCGCTTATGTACTTGACCTTGATAACGACTTTGTTGACTACTATAACCATGAGTTGATTGACCTAAATCGTATCTCGACTGAGGCGATGGAAGATCATAAAGAAAACCTCCTCCGTATTCTCGATGAGCATATTCAAGAGACAGGAAGTGCTTGGGCATACAAAATCCGTAATGAGTTCGACTTCTATAGTCGTAAGTTCTGGCTTGTAAAACCAAAAGCTGCTAATTTGCAATCGCTTTTGAAAACAACCCAAGCCGATCCACAATAA
- a CDS encoding FAD-dependent oxidoreductase: MAERLNNDFQFLDVARQDPEKKDITVRKAEFVEIYKPFTAEVAANQTHRCLGCGNPYCEWKCPVHNYIPNWLKLIAEGQIFQAAELCHQTNTLPEVCGRVCPQDRLCEGACTLNDGFGAVTIGNAEKYINDTAFALGWRPDMSGVKWTNKKVAIIGAGPAGLGCADILARGGVKPVVFDKRPEIGGLLTFGIPEFKMEKDVMKRRREIFTGMGIEFRLNTEIGVDVTIEQLLAEYDAVFMGMGTYTYMKGGFPGEDLDGVYDALDFLIANVNRCQGWEKDPSEYISVDGKKVIVLGGGDTAMDCNRTSLRQGAHDVTCAYRRDESNMPGSAREVKNAYEEGVKFLFNRQPIEIVGENGKVTGVKVVTTQMGEPDSRGRRSPEPVPGSEEILPADAVLLAFGFRPSPADWFGSANVSLDGSGRVVAAEQQEFKFQTSNPKIFAGGDMVRGSDLVVTAIWEGRQAAEGILDYLGV, translated from the coding sequence ATGGCAGAACGCCTCAATAATGACTTTCAATTTCTGGATGTAGCACGCCAAGATCCAGAGAAAAAAGATATTACTGTCCGCAAAGCAGAGTTTGTGGAAATTTATAAACCCTTTACTGCGGAAGTTGCTGCGAATCAAACGCACCGTTGTTTAGGATGTGGTAACCCATATTGTGAATGGAAATGCCCAGTACATAACTATATTCCAAACTGGTTAAAGCTGATTGCAGAAGGTCAAATTTTCCAAGCGGCTGAACTTTGCCATCAAACCAATACCTTGCCAGAAGTTTGTGGTCGTGTTTGTCCGCAAGACCGTTTGTGTGAAGGTGCATGTACCTTAAATGACGGCTTTGGTGCAGTCACGATTGGTAATGCAGAAAAATATATCAACGATACTGCCTTTGCTTTAGGCTGGCGCCCAGATATGTCTGGCGTTAAATGGACGAATAAAAAAGTTGCAATTATTGGTGCAGGTCCAGCGGGTTTAGGCTGTGCTGATATTCTTGCCCGTGGCGGTGTGAAACCAGTTGTATTTGATAAACGCCCTGAAATTGGTGGTTTACTTACATTTGGTATTCCAGAATTTAAAATGGAAAAAGATGTGATGAAACGTCGTCGTGAAATCTTCACGGGGATGGGTATCGAATTCCGCTTAAATACTGAAATCGGTGTTGATGTAACGATTGAACAACTCCTTGCTGAATACGATGCCGTATTTATGGGGATGGGAACTTATACCTACATGAAAGGTGGTTTCCCTGGCGAAGATCTTGATGGTGTTTACGATGCCCTAGATTTCTTAATTGCTAACGTCAATCGTTGCCAAGGTTGGGAAAAAGATCCAAGCGAATACATCAGTGTTGATGGTAAGAAAGTGATTGTTCTGGGTGGTGGTGACACTGCAATGGACTGTAACCGTACTTCATTACGCCAAGGTGCGCATGATGTGACATGTGCTTACCGTCGTGACGAAAGCAACATGCCGGGTTCTGCGCGCGAAGTGAAGAATGCCTATGAAGAGGGTGTAAAATTCCTATTCAATCGCCAACCGATCGAGATTGTGGGCGAGAATGGCAAAGTGACTGGTGTTAAAGTGGTGACTACCCAAATGGGTGAGCCTGATAGCCGTGGTCGTCGTAGCCCTGAACCTGTTCCGGGTTCTGAAGAAATTTTACCAGCAGATGCGGTATTACTTGCATTTGGTTTCCGTCCAAGTCCTGCTGATTGGTTTGGTTCTGCAAATGTAAGTTTAGATGGTTCAGGTCGTGTTGTTGCGGCAGAACAACAAGAATTTAAATTCCAAACATCTAATCCAAAAATCTTCGCAGGTGGAGATATGGTGCGTGGTTCTGACCTTGTTGTGACTGCAATTTGGGAAGGCCGCCAAGCAGCAGAAGGTATTTTAGATTATTTAGGTGTCTAA
- a CDS encoding LemA family protein: protein MKVIKKTALATVLTSSLLFTGCGYNTLQVKDEAVSASWSEVQNQYQRRADLVPNLVNVVKGYAKHEEQVLTEVTQARSNVAGLKVDKEVLEDPALFEKYQQAQTQLTGALSRLIAVSENYPDLKANEQFRDLQAQLEGTENRIAVARNRYITTVQDYNSYVRQFPQAMTAKVIGMKTKENFKAEQSAQQAPTVSFN, encoded by the coding sequence ATGAAAGTTATTAAGAAAACCGCATTAGCAACAGTATTAACAAGCAGCTTGTTGTTCACAGGTTGTGGATATAATACTTTGCAAGTGAAAGATGAAGCTGTGAGTGCTTCATGGTCAGAAGTACAAAACCAATATCAACGTCGTGCTGATTTAGTTCCAAATCTTGTTAATGTCGTGAAAGGCTATGCTAAACATGAGGAACAAGTGCTCACAGAGGTGACTCAAGCACGCTCGAATGTTGCGGGTTTAAAAGTGGATAAAGAAGTTTTAGAAGACCCAGCGCTATTCGAAAAATATCAACAAGCACAAACTCAATTGACAGGTGCATTATCTCGTTTAATTGCGGTTTCAGAAAATTATCCAGATTTAAAAGCCAATGAACAATTCCGTGATTTACAAGCACAATTGGAAGGTACAGAAAATCGAATTGCGGTTGCTCGTAATCGATATATTACGACAGTGCAAGATTACAATTCATATGTGCGTCAGTTCCCACAAGCAATGACGGCAAAAGTCATTGGTATGAAAACCAAAGAGAACTTTAAAGCAGAGCAATCTGCGCAGCAAGCGCCAACAGTTTCATTTAATTAA
- a CDS encoding TPM domain-containing protein, whose protein sequence is MIVFVTLFFQHTVWAEVATATDETDLVVAGKMIQQPQQNQSQPNTTAQQAPILPQVANDMAEGESIRGLPTLNQPIIDQAKILSEAETQQLNQKILTLYQQGKAQIGVIIVPTTGQEAIFDFALRTGEKWQLGSAKRDNGLLMAIAVNDRKIQILTGYGLEGVLPDVVLSRIIRNQITPSFKQGQYAQGISSGLDEISRIVNLDPEIAQQAAQELKDQHDQALHEQQAKDNTLTMALFILIAGIVGSFIVGNRLSASTAAVAATVAGLVNGAGLVMSLLLGIGIFFLLITSLAQLVFQAFLSSGGRGGSGGGFGGGSGGGYSGGGGSFGGGGASGSW, encoded by the coding sequence ATGATTGTTTTTGTAACACTATTTTTTCAACATACAGTTTGGGCTGAGGTTGCGACTGCAACAGATGAAACTGATTTAGTTGTTGCAGGTAAAATGATTCAGCAGCCACAACAAAATCAATCACAACCAAACACTACAGCACAACAAGCACCTATTTTACCGCAAGTTGCCAATGATATGGCTGAGGGTGAATCCATACGTGGTTTACCGACATTAAATCAGCCCATCATAGATCAAGCCAAAATATTAAGTGAGGCGGAAACACAGCAACTCAATCAAAAAATACTGACGTTGTATCAGCAGGGTAAAGCTCAGATAGGAGTGATTATTGTACCCACCACTGGACAGGAAGCGATTTTTGATTTTGCTTTACGTACAGGTGAAAAATGGCAATTAGGTTCTGCTAAACGTGATAATGGTTTGTTGATGGCAATTGCAGTCAATGATCGCAAAATTCAGATTCTAACAGGTTATGGTCTCGAAGGTGTTTTACCTGATGTGGTTCTTAGCCGCATTATTCGTAATCAGATCACACCCTCTTTTAAACAAGGTCAGTATGCACAAGGAATCTCATCAGGTTTGGATGAAATTAGCCGTATTGTGAACCTTGACCCTGAAATTGCCCAACAGGCTGCCCAAGAGCTTAAGGATCAACATGACCAAGCCTTACACGAGCAGCAAGCGAAAGATAATACGCTAACTATGGCGCTATTTATCCTTATCGCTGGTATTGTCGGTTCATTCATTGTTGGCAATCGTTTAAGTGCCTCCACTGCGGCAGTAGCTGCAACGGTTGCAGGACTAGTCAATGGGGCGGGGCTTGTGATGAGTTTATTACTCGGTATTGGAATTTTTTTTCTACTTATTACTTCATTGGCACAGCTTGTTTTTCAGGCCTTTTTGTCGAGTGGTGGGCGAGGGGGCAGTGGAGGAGGCTTTGGCGGTGGCAGTGGAGGTGGTTATAGTGGCGGCGGTGGCAGCTTTGGCGGGGGAGGAGCATCAGGCTCATGGTAA
- a CDS encoding TPM domain-containing protein, with product MVIKTDTTQIITQPKLDEQVQPSLKRWFKHFLYISSMHNYFNKNDRIQIAKAVQHAEKGHAGEIQVVIEGHIPCSQAYHQNTRLRAQQLFAELGVWDTELNSGVLLYLNLCERKVEIVIDRGLKNATQAETWNEICQNIIVNLTQKQYLRAVTGGVNEIGQILDQYYVKTDLHDQNELPNEPIILK from the coding sequence ATGGTAATAAAGACAGATACAACACAGATTATTACCCAGCCTAAGCTGGATGAGCAAGTTCAACCAAGCTTAAAGCGCTGGTTTAAACACTTCCTCTATATATCTTCTATGCATAATTATTTCAATAAAAACGATAGGATACAGATCGCTAAGGCTGTGCAGCATGCTGAAAAAGGTCATGCTGGTGAAATTCAGGTAGTGATAGAAGGACATATTCCATGTTCACAAGCCTATCACCAGAATACACGGCTACGTGCTCAGCAGCTATTTGCTGAATTAGGTGTTTGGGATACTGAACTCAATAGTGGGGTTTTGCTTTATTTAAATCTGTGTGAGCGCAAAGTTGAGATTGTGATTGATCGGGGACTAAAAAATGCAACACAAGCTGAGACATGGAATGAAATTTGCCAAAATATCATTGTGAACTTAACCCAAAAACAATATTTGCGAGCTGTGACTGGTGGCGTGAATGAAATTGGTCAAATATTGGATCAATACTATGTAAAAACTGATCTGCATGATCAAAATGAATTGCCGAATGAACCCATTATACTGAAGTAG
- a CDS encoding pilin: MQKGFTLIELMIVVAIIGILAAIAIPAYQDYTIRAQVTEGVNLMAGAKASVTEVFNDSGTFPATNSAAGLPTATSIKGSYVTKVELATGGVIVATYGNKANSSISGGTCRVTPANNGGSISWTGTCSFDQKWRPKAFR, from the coding sequence ATGCAAAAGGGTTTTACTCTTATCGAATTGATGATCGTTGTAGCGATCATTGGTATTTTGGCGGCAATTGCGATCCCTGCTTACCAAGACTACACCATTCGTGCCCAAGTAACTGAAGGGGTAAACCTAATGGCTGGAGCAAAAGCATCTGTAACAGAGGTTTTTAATGATTCAGGTACTTTTCCAGCAACGAATAGTGCTGCTGGTCTACCAACAGCGACTTCAATTAAAGGTTCTTATGTAACTAAGGTTGAGTTGGCAACAGGTGGTGTAATTGTTGCCACTTATGGCAACAAGGCAAATTCTAGTATTAGTGGTGGAACTTGTCGTGTTACCCCAGCTAATAACGGTGGTAGTATTTCTTGGACAGGTACTTGCTCATTTGATCAAAAATGGCGTCCAAAAGCGTTCCGTTAA
- a CDS encoding glycosyltransferase family 2 protein translates to MKNKFSIVLPAKNESGAIGQTIERIKQLNIAHEIIVVNDGSTDQTKQVAESAGAKVVSHPYSKGNGAAIKTGARTATGEIIIFMDADGQHDPQDIPHLLEKIEQGYDLVVGARQKGSQASVGRGIANALYNNLATYMTEQIVEDLTSGFRAVRAVKFREFLYLLPNGFSYPTTSTMAFFRAGYSVTYVPIHAAKRIGKSHIQPLKDGVRFFLIIFKIATLYSPLKMFLPIAVLLFILATAWYGYTLYEYGRFTNMSALLYTGSIMIFLMGLISEQITALMYKEK, encoded by the coding sequence ATGAAAAATAAGTTTAGTATTGTACTCCCTGCCAAAAACGAATCAGGGGCAATCGGGCAAACCATTGAACGCATTAAGCAGCTCAATATTGCCCATGAAATTATTGTGGTGAATGATGGTTCTACAGACCAAACGAAACAAGTTGCAGAATCTGCTGGAGCAAAAGTCGTCTCCCACCCCTACTCAAAAGGTAATGGTGCAGCCATTAAAACAGGCGCACGTACTGCAACGGGTGAAATTATTATATTTATGGATGCTGATGGACAGCATGACCCGCAAGACATCCCTCACTTACTAGAAAAAATTGAACAAGGCTATGATTTAGTTGTTGGTGCAAGACAAAAAGGCTCACAAGCTAGTGTTGGTCGTGGTATTGCCAATGCACTTTACAACAACCTTGCCACATATATGACTGAACAAATAGTAGAAGACCTCACCTCTGGTTTTCGTGCAGTCCGTGCAGTCAAATTCCGTGAATTTTTATATTTACTGCCTAATGGTTTTTCTTATCCAACTACTAGCACCATGGCATTTTTCCGCGCAGGTTATTCGGTCACTTATGTGCCAATTCATGCGGCTAAACGCATAGGCAAAAGTCATATTCAACCGCTGAAAGATGGAGTACGCTTCTTTTTAATTATTTTTAAGATTGCGACACTTTATTCACCGTTAAAGATGTTTTTACCTATCGCTGTTTTATTATTTATTTTAGCGACGGCATGGTATGGATATACTCTATATGAGTACGGTCGTTTTACCAATATGAGTGCGTTACTTTATACAGGCAGTATTATGATTTTTTTAATGGGTTTAATTTCAGAGCAGATAACTGCTTTAATGTATAAAGAGAAGTAA